Proteins from a single region of Bdellovibrio bacteriovorus HD100:
- a CDS encoding aminotransferase class III-fold pyridoxal phosphate-dependent enzyme — protein MSSLVGHQIQQSDKIKSMIQDLVGEVGKLNAQITGIRAPMDEFKDSGKQKIDLAGQFRGRPLHYPYMGTGAGRGPYVELEDGSVKLDLINGIGIHLMGHSHPRVIAAAVRGSLADILTQGNLQPNNEYRLFTEKIVKLASKKSRMKYAWIATCGTMANENALKLSRQKNSPARFVMGFKDAFAGRSTMMAEVTDNPAYKQGLPEYNEVLRVPFYDKRDPKSGEKALNVMKEHVAKHEGNISVFGFEPMLGEGGYQAAPREFFIPLLDFCKSKNIAIWADEVQTFTRTGEYFAFETLDIGQYIDICTIAKTAQVGATLYTEEYNPKPGLIAGTFSGSTPSLTAGMEMLDMLGEGFLGPQGRINQIHRRFIDGINRLNETSCKGIAQDAGGMGLMIAFTPHDGKKESVNAFLNKLFQNGVIAFPCGKDPVRARFLVPAIIEDADIDIALKAIEKTLLEGV, from the coding sequence ATGAGTTCTCTTGTAGGTCATCAGATACAGCAATCCGATAAAATCAAATCCATGATTCAGGATCTTGTTGGCGAAGTTGGAAAACTAAACGCACAGATCACTGGCATTCGCGCTCCGATGGATGAATTTAAAGATTCTGGAAAACAAAAGATTGATCTTGCCGGTCAGTTCCGTGGTCGTCCTTTGCACTATCCGTACATGGGTACGGGCGCGGGCCGTGGTCCTTACGTGGAGCTTGAAGATGGCAGCGTGAAACTGGATTTGATCAACGGTATCGGTATTCACCTGATGGGCCACTCTCACCCACGTGTGATCGCAGCGGCAGTTCGTGGTTCTTTGGCGGACATCCTGACTCAAGGGAACTTGCAGCCGAACAACGAATACCGTCTGTTCACGGAAAAGATCGTCAAACTTGCCAGCAAAAAAAGCCGTATGAAATACGCGTGGATCGCAACCTGCGGCACCATGGCCAATGAAAACGCGTTGAAACTTTCGCGCCAGAAAAATTCCCCGGCTCGTTTTGTGATGGGCTTTAAGGACGCCTTCGCGGGTCGTTCCACCATGATGGCCGAAGTGACCGACAACCCGGCATACAAACAGGGCCTGCCAGAATATAACGAAGTTTTGCGCGTTCCTTTCTATGACAAGCGTGATCCAAAATCCGGCGAAAAAGCTTTGAACGTGATGAAAGAGCACGTGGCAAAACACGAAGGCAATATCTCTGTCTTTGGTTTTGAGCCGATGCTGGGTGAGGGCGGTTATCAGGCGGCTCCGCGTGAATTCTTCATCCCGCTTTTGGATTTCTGTAAATCCAAAAACATCGCAATCTGGGCGGACGAGGTTCAGACCTTCACACGCACAGGTGAATACTTTGCCTTTGAAACTTTGGACATCGGCCAGTATATCGACATCTGCACGATCGCAAAAACAGCGCAGGTGGGTGCGACTCTTTACACCGAAGAATACAATCCAAAACCAGGTTTGATTGCGGGCACATTCTCGGGCTCCACGCCGTCTTTGACAGCGGGTATGGAAATGCTGGACATGCTGGGCGAAGGTTTCCTGGGTCCTCAGGGTCGTATCAATCAAATTCACAGACGCTTCATCGACGGCATCAACCGTCTGAATGAAACATCCTGCAAAGGCATCGCTCAGGATGCGGGTGGTATGGGTCTGATGATTGCGTTCACTCCGCACGATGGCAAAAAAGAAAGCGTGAATGCCTTCCTGAATAAACTCTTCCAAAACGGCGTGATTGCTTTCCCTTGCGGTAAAGATCC